ttattagcgaatttagatattttgagtttttatataaaaaatcgatttttgttcaaaaatatgagtgatcacagctcGATctcattttcttaattaaattttttattaattatttgccaagttattcgcgaatttagatattttgaatctttatataaaaaatcgattttttgtcagaaatatgagtgatcacagatcgagctctttttcttgattaaacgcttattagccaagttattaacgaatttagaatGTAGACAACACTGAAATACATACTTTTAATTAGTAAAGTTTAGGGAATtcccttatataaaaaatgtgtttgcatcctctaaattaattttttttatgacaacgaatgtgtaattttatttcaatggatATTTTCTATTGGGCGTAAAAAACGtttgtggactattgcgaacatttaaaagaaaatagccaaatcggtccaggtgTTCTGCGATTTtggatatattgaaaaaaagtgggcgtggtaaattttccatacgaattttttaacaaaaaaaaaaaacaaattagccaaataggtgcagacgttttccgattttagataaatcgagtgggcgtaaaagtgtgTGTGGTAAATTTTTCGTTTAGTAAAAACCTAAtttggactatgaccaacattaaaataaaaattgtctaaatcggtctggCCGTTCTCATCTGATTCAATTaacaacgaacgacatttgatttttatttatatctaaggattttgaacaaaatatgtACTATGTTTTTAAgacaataaatataattaaccCTTTAATTCTCTTGGAGTCAAAATTGTCCTTATTAAAAGCACAGAataattttctcatatttttgaTCATTTGCAGAGGGAATGTTAACTCATGGTCAGATATTTGTgatgttttcataaaatataaggaaatatttttaaatttttatgaaatttgagaAATTATGAGAAATTGGGTAtcgtacgaattgaagccgagagaccttgaaacacgattttgcatgtccgaaatgatactttaacgctataaaagaaaatcatttttgcaacgaagcattacttgcgatgaaaaatggatccctATTAAGagatgctgaaatctgaccacacCATCCAGGGAACCTGTATCGagcacaactgattcgtttgaagcgagcatcatgataacgctcggccacatgttgtaatacctgttaaatagtatttagaatgaagtgcaTCACCTCCTTTATAGTAgatcgtgccccgtccgactactatttgtttaaatcgatgcagaacgcgaAAGAAccgagtatccgatattggttcgttcttggcctcaaaagatgagcagatcttttggctcggaatccatatgttgccagaaagatgtggAAAGTTCATAGCTCTGTCAaaccaaaaatacaacaatttaaagtttttcgaAGCCTAGACCAAGAGTAACATTTACTAAAGTTTTAGGTTCttctttataatataaataaatcttttatacATTTACAGAATTTATACAATTCGTTtataacactgtgcaacaagcaaatctttcccgaatgagaccaacgggaaaagaaagtagataattagtataccaaaacccccaaagggtcttttctgctctggtggatgctctgtagaaccagaatttgaagtagacaaattttgtagttcacttcctgtgaaccctttgggggttttggtctactgatgttctactatcacttcccgttggtctcattcgggaaagatttaatgacccgaaatttgatgcacagtgtaatttgtttttgattcTCACTAAAACCTAGAAATCTAATAACTAAAGAAATTTCTACGTTATAAGCATTTTCGAAATAACCTTTTACAATCATAAATGTTATTAACTAATCTTCATGTACCTACTACTGGTTGGTACTTAAACTGTTTTTGTATCTCATCGTCGTCGTTAATAAATTAATAGTGCATATTCAAATTGAAATGTTATAACAGCGTTTGCAGTGCTACGTGCAACGTGCTGCTTTGCTGTGGCATGTaagaatatgtatgtatgtatgtgtatatgaATAAATGTAAGTATAAAGTGTATGCAACAAAATGTCTATCTAATTACATACCAGAACTACTGGGTGAACATGTATAATTCCCAGAATCTGCTGATGTTGCCTTTGAAATCAATAATTTACTTGTGCGTGTTGTTCGTTCCGTTATAACGTTGATGCCGCCACGTTGAGAATAGTTCATTAGACGTTTTCCTTTGTACCAATAAATAAACGAAGGCGGTATGGGTGATTGCATAGCAAGGCATGTTAAATTAATATCACTACCACTTTTGATAAACAATTCAGGATTACCAAGTATTTTCGCTCGAGACACtttaaaaagcaacaaaaagcaaaaaaaacagcaaaaacgaGAAAGAGAAAAAGAAACCGAAACAGAaacagaaaaaagtttaaatgttaaatgtgAAAATGAAATTGTAATGTGTGGCGCCTTAAAATGTAGCACATTCACTTACCCACAACATTCAAACGGAAACCTTGGCTTATTTTTGGTTCAGTTGACACTTGACACTCATACGTGCCGGAATCTCGAGGTTGTGGCGATGATATTCGCAATGTCCATTCGTCTGAACCTTCGGTGTGCAAAGATTGAAATCGTTGATCATTGGTGTATGTTAATATGCCCACCGTCAGTATGTGCAAGTCACGTTTGCGTATCCAGGAAACCTGtggttgtgatttttttttagcattttggtatttttaaaggTCGTTTTAGAATTAAATGTTTACAAATTATAGGGTTTAATTTGACTTACCGCTCTATCTCCTAAATTTCTAACTCTACATTGCAGTAATGCTGCTTGACCCACTATGGAAGTGACTTCTCGTCTCGATGAGTTGTCAAAATAGGGTTGAGAATATGGAGTTTCCCAATAATGGGAGGATACATCACCGTATATTATACGCATCTCTGTAatgattaaaagaaaataatttaatttaataaatgtttgtgttatttttatgtgcatacaaaattttcaattgttatacataagtatgtttatagtttttcattataatttattattttttaaatttctaaaattcctttttcaaatttcgaaaaataatgttaaactaGTGAAAAAGCCTGTGTATGTCAGAGATATCTTCCGCTCTCTGATTGAGATGAAAAAAACGAGCTCCGTTAGGATTGGAGGAGCAATTAATACTATAGGAATGTCGAATTCTAAATACCTAGGTCTTCTGGAAGCTTCTAGAAACTTCTGTTCTTGATAGACGTAAAATACATTAAAGAGCTTAGAATTGTAAATATAGATTCTTGAAGTTTTTGTTAAGTAAATGTGAGGAAATAAAAGTCAGATAGAATTTTAAAGATTtcggaaaaacaaataatttgacaacaattttataGTAGACTAATCCCATTTTTTCAAACTCTGGTTATAgcttttcgtaacgatatacttcctattaatataatttttgtatgagaactatCAGTATAttgtcacgataaaaaataaccatagattaaaaaaaatgggtctaacccccattaacactggttatgcgttaactaatagttatactatcggttaaaattatttttgaatgaaaactgtcagtataactattagttaacacataaccagacttcgtgttactgggggtaaatctgtttttagttttaaataaacctTTATTAATTATGGATCATAAacaaacttaaataattttgaataaaaatgggTTTCCAATAAGGAAATGACTTGAATTAAAACCATCGATCGGTACCCACCAGGGTCCGAATCTAATTGGAATTTACGAGGAAAACCAACAAATGATTAATCAGTCAATTGTTTGTTTTCAGAGAAGGGCTATTTTCATGAACAAGTTTTCAAGAAGTTCTCTTTGTGCTGACTATTGATTTAAACATGCTTCGATTCGGGTTAGTATCGTAGAAAACTCTTCGCATATGAAGCAACTCCCTTGCTTCCCAGAGACATCTCATATGCGGCACATTTGGTGGATCCAAATGGCACTCTAGTAAAGCAAAACTATCTTCGTCTAGCA
The nucleotide sequence above comes from Calliphora vicina chromosome 1, idCalVici1.1, whole genome shotgun sequence. Encoded proteins:
- the LOC135963673 gene encoding limbic system-associated membrane protein-like, which produces MRIIYGDVSSHYWETPYSQPYFDNSSRREVTSIVGQAALLQCRVRNLGDRAVSWIRKRDLHILTVGILTYTNDQRFQSLHTEGSDEWTLRISSPQPRDSGTYECQVSTEPKISQGFRLNVVVSRAKILGNPELFIKSGSDINLTCLAMQSPIPPSFIYWYKGKRLMNYSQRGGINVITERTTRTSKLLISKATSADSGNYTCSPSSSDSASVVVHVINGEHPAAMQHGNNSASSLTQSIRKVMRSLSYDGLISALVNISTLHYILSSVVELMMATNCCLVLLGMTISQCFLVHNGRLPRCVTR